The Hymenobacter sp. DG01 sequence CCCCCGCTAGTGACGCCTAAGGCCCTGGCCATCGGCCCCAAGCTGCAGGGTACGTTCGGGCGGGCGTATAAGGCCGGGGTGAAAATTGCGTTTGGCACCGATGCCTCCGTATTCCGGCACGGCGTAAATGCCCTGGAGTTCCGCTACATGGTAGAGGCCGGCATGCCGCCCCTGCAGGCATTGCGGGCCGCCACCGTAAACGCAGCCGAGCTGCTGGGCCAAACCCCAAACCTGGGCACCGTGGAGGCCGGCAAGCTGGCCGACCTAGTGGCTGTGGAGGGCGACCCGGTGCAGGATATCAACGCCATGCAGCGCGTCCGCTTTGTGATGAAACAGGGGGTAGTGTACCGGCAGGACTAGGGCAATGGGGCTCTCAACCGGGTAGCCCTGCCAACCTCGACTATAACATTTGGGCGGCGTATTGGCGTAAAGCCGATACGCCGTTTTTTATTTTCTGATGAAGCCCAACGACCTGAACACCCTCGCGCAGAAGTTTTTGCAGTATAAACTTACCCTGGCTTTTGCCGAAAGCTGCACGGCTGGCCTGCTGGCCTCCGAGTTTGTAAAAGCCTTCGGCAGCAGCGAGGTGCTGCTGGGCTCTGTGGTAACCTACCACCCCATTGCCAAACAGCGCCTGCTGGGGGTGAAAAAGGAAACCCTGGCCCTGTACACCGCCGAAAGCCAGCAGGTGACCAACGAAATGGTAATGGGCTTGCACAAGCACCTGCCTACCGCCGACATTTGCGTGGCCGTTACGGGCCTGTGCGGGGGCGGAGCCTCGGAATCGGAGGAGAAGCCGGTGGGTACCATGTACTTCACCGTTCTGCATCAGAAACGTGCCTACGAGCTCCGCGAGCAGTTCACGGGCGACTGTGACAAGGTGCGCCTGCTGGCCGTAGACTACATTTTCAACTACCTCAACACCCTACTCGATGAGTACGCCGAGCAGCACGCCGGCTCCGCCATTGAGGAGAAAATGAAGTGATTTTGGTGATGACAGGCGTCATGGCGAGGAGGCACGACGAAGCTATCCGTCCTGACCACCGCCCTACCGCCCTCATGATGTGACAAGCCCTTGACGCTCGCACAGTCGTCAGGAGGCTTGGGTGTTTAGCAGGATTATTATAGAAGACAGGAAGGATGGCGTCGGTGCCCTCGCCATGACACTTTACTCAGTCACTCACTCGCTCATTCACCTTTTCCCTCTTCCCAGGGTCAGCAGCAGGTTCAGGCGCACTACGTCGCCCATGGAGCGGCAGGCGCTGAATTGCCCGGTGCGGTGGTGCTGGTTGAGCTGGGTTTTTAGTTGGGTTACTTTTTCCGGGGGCGACACTTCATCCTGGCGCAGGCAGTCGATGAGGTCTTTGAGGCGGTAGCGCTCCGAGCGGGCCCGCCGGGCCATCAGGGTGCGCTCCTCGGTTTGGTACTGCCGGATGGTTTCAGGCTCCAGCAGCTGGCTGCACAACATCACCACGGCCCGGTTATCCTTGAAAAACTGGGGTAGATACATGTTTTTCTTGCCCTCATAGCACTGCTGATCGAAGTCGATGGCGCGTACCCGGTACTGCTCATCCTCGAAGTCGGGCGTTACGTCAATAACGTAATTGTAGGCCCTCATATCGCCGAGCAAGCGGGCAAAGCACCGCTCGTTAAACTTCACGAATTCCTTGGCTATGCGCACCTGGTTAAGGTGGGGGCGTTGCAGATGGTCGCGGATGAAGTCGTCGCCGGGGATGCCAGCAATGTGCTCCTCAATCAGCGTATCGCCGTGCACCAGATAGTTCATGCTGTTGGGCGAAAGCAGATGTTCCAGCTCCAGGCCGTACACCCGCGAGGCATCGGCCCGCTTCACGTAGAAGTAGTCGTAGTTATCGTTGAGTTGATTGACGATGCGCACCCGAAACGGGTTGGAGTTGCCGAAGCGGCAGTAGTCGATGCGGTCAGCAATGAGGTGGTCGGTAAAGGAAAGGTCGCCGGCGGTTTTCAGCAGGGCGTACACCTGGGCCAGCCCCTCGCTCAGCTCGCGCAGGGCCTGCGGCTCGTAGAATACCGTTTCCCAGAGGGTGTCGCGCCCTTTGCGGTCCAGCAGCGGAAAGGCCCCGCTGATGCGCGTCAGTTCCAGGTAGGTAACCGGCAACTGGCTTTCCCGGTCGTAGTCGCGCAGGTAGTGGCGCAGCTTGTCCTGGATGGGGTAAGTAATTTTCTTTTTGGAGATGAGTGTCACGGGGCGGGGGTGGGAGGTTGAGGCAGAAAGGGCGGATACCAGCCCTGCATACGAGCCGGACGGGAAAGATGCAGCCGTTTTGGCCGAAAGCCATCCGCTGCTCCTTTATCGGGTTGAAAGCACAACCAAGGGTAGCACGCCCGAGATTTACGGGCTGCCAGCACCGTCTGTAGGGGCACATCTTGCCGGCAAAAGTCAGCACATCAAGTGCTTCGGTTGTACCTTTGCCATGCTTTTCCTTGTTGTTGCGCTGCTCTTATGAGAAAACTTCTGCTCACTCTCTTTGTCGTGCTACTTTGCCCGGTATGGTCGCCGGGCTGGGGCGTTTTCGGTCATCGCACCATCGCCCAGATTTCGGTGTATGCCTTGCCCTCCGCTATGCGCGGCTTCTACTACCGCCACCTGCCCCAGCTGATCCGGCTGAGCACCGCCGCCGATGAGCGCAGCGACCAGGACCCGCTGGAAGCCAGCAAGCACTTCATTTACATGGACCATTACGGCGACGACCCCTTCGGCCTCATGCCCAAGGCCTGGGATAAGGCCGTAGCCAAGTACACCGCCGATACCCTGCGCAAGTACGGCACCCTGCCCTGGGCCGTGCTGGAAACCAAAACCAAGCTGACGGAAGCCTTCCGCCAGCGCGATACGGCCGCCATTGTGGCGCTTTCCGCCGACCTGGGCCACTACGTAGCCGATGCCTACGTGCCCCTGAACATGACCGTGAACTACAACGGCCAGAAATCCAAGCAGGAAGGCATTCGGGCCCTGTGGGACAGCAAGCTGCCGGAGCGCCACATTGCCAAGTACAAGCTCGACAGCGAATCGGCGGACTACTCCAAGGACCCACTCAAGGACATCTGGCAGGCCGTGCAGGACTCGTACGGCTTCCTGGGCGACACCTTTGATAAAGAGGAGGAAATAACCCGCAAGTACACCCCTGAAACCAAGTACGTATTCAGCCACAAGTACGGCAAAACCCGGCGCTCCTACTCCGATGCCTTTGCCGACTCTTACCACGAGAAGGTAGGCGGGCAGGTGGCCTACCGCCTGAAGCTGGCTCCTACCATGGTGGCCTCGATGTGGCTGACTGCCTGGAAGGATGCCGGCAGCCCCAACCTCGATGCGCTACTCAAGAAGGCGCCCACCAAAGAAGAAAAGGAGAAACTCTCGCAGGAGCTGAAAATC is a genomic window containing:
- a CDS encoding CinA family protein, with the protein product MKPNDLNTLAQKFLQYKLTLAFAESCTAGLLASEFVKAFGSSEVLLGSVVTYHPIAKQRLLGVKKETLALYTAESQQVTNEMVMGLHKHLPTADICVAVTGLCGGGASESEEKPVGTMYFTVLHQKRAYELREQFTGDCDKVRLLAVDYIFNYLNTLLDEYAEQHAGSAIEEKMK
- a CDS encoding zinc dependent phospholipase C family protein, whose amino-acid sequence is MRKLLLTLFVVLLCPVWSPGWGVFGHRTIAQISVYALPSAMRGFYYRHLPQLIRLSTAADERSDQDPLEASKHFIYMDHYGDDPFGLMPKAWDKAVAKYTADTLRKYGTLPWAVLETKTKLTEAFRQRDTAAIVALSADLGHYVADAYVPLNMTVNYNGQKSKQEGIRALWDSKLPERHIAKYKLDSESADYSKDPLKDIWQAVQDSYGFLGDTFDKEEEITRKYTPETKYVFSHKYGKTRRSYSDAFADSYHEKVGGQVAYRLKLAPTMVASMWLTAWKDAGSPNLDALLKKAPTKEEKEKLSQELKIWKDNGLVDGQMLLSLQKYKEAERPDLINAAKDMQPLPADAEAAPVVAAPVPGAPAPPAGTTSVKVKSKPATGPAQKQKTKPEQPAKPKKKPASDGWDTPAGSGW